In one window of Burkholderia cenocepacia DNA:
- the rpmB gene encoding 50S ribosomal protein L28 has product MARVCQVTGKAPMSGNNVSHANNKTKRRFLPNLQNRRFWVESENRWVRLRVSNAGLRLIDKNGIDSVLADLRARGEA; this is encoded by the coding sequence ATGGCACGCGTATGCCAAGTAACTGGGAAAGCGCCGATGAGCGGCAACAACGTTTCCCACGCCAACAACAAGACGAAGCGCCGCTTCCTCCCGAACCTGCAAAACCGCCGGTTCTGGGTTGAGAGCGAAAACCGCTGGGTGCGCCTGCGCGTCTCGAACGCCGGCCTGCGCCTGATCGACAAGAACGGCATCGATTCCGTGCTCGCTGACCTGCGCGCACGCGGCGAAGCCTAA
- the ispH gene encoding 4-hydroxy-3-methylbut-2-enyl diphosphate reductase, with product MSTTDTLSGQTVAADAEILLAQPRGFCAGVDRAIEIVERAIAMHGAPIYVRHEIVHNKYVVEDLKKKGAIFVEELEEVPAGNTVIFSAHGVSKAVRDEADVRGLRIYDATCPLVTKVHVEVAKMRQDGVDIVMIGHKGHPEVEGTMGQVERGMHLVESVEDVQKLELADPERIALVTQTTLSVDDAAEIIGALKAKYPKIREPKKQDICYATQNRQDAVKFMAPQCDVVIVVGSPNSSNSSRLREVAEKRGVAAYMVDAPDQIDPAWVAGKRRIGVTAGASAPEVLAQAVIARLRELGVRNVRALDGIEENVSFPLPRGLNLPPAA from the coding sequence ATGAGTACCACCGATACGCTGTCCGGGCAGACCGTCGCCGCCGACGCCGAAATCCTGCTGGCCCAGCCGCGCGGTTTCTGCGCGGGCGTCGACCGCGCGATCGAGATCGTCGAGCGCGCCATCGCGATGCACGGTGCGCCGATCTACGTGCGTCACGAAATCGTCCACAACAAGTACGTGGTCGAGGATCTGAAGAAGAAGGGCGCGATCTTCGTCGAGGAGCTCGAGGAAGTGCCGGCCGGCAACACCGTGATCTTCAGTGCGCACGGCGTGTCGAAAGCCGTGCGCGACGAGGCCGACGTGCGCGGGCTGCGCATTTACGACGCAACCTGTCCGCTCGTCACGAAGGTGCACGTCGAAGTGGCGAAAATGCGCCAGGACGGTGTCGACATCGTCATGATCGGGCACAAGGGCCATCCCGAAGTCGAAGGCACGATGGGCCAGGTGGAGCGCGGCATGCACCTCGTCGAAAGCGTCGAGGACGTGCAGAAGCTCGAGCTCGCCGATCCCGAACGCATCGCGCTCGTCACGCAGACGACGCTGTCCGTCGACGACGCGGCCGAGATCATCGGCGCGCTGAAGGCGAAGTATCCGAAGATCCGCGAGCCGAAGAAGCAGGACATCTGCTACGCGACGCAGAACCGCCAGGACGCGGTGAAGTTCATGGCGCCGCAATGCGACGTCGTGATCGTGGTCGGTAGTCCGAACAGCTCGAACTCGAGCCGGCTGCGCGAAGTGGCCGAAAAGCGCGGCGTGGCCGCGTACATGGTCGATGCACCGGACCAGATCGATCCGGCATGGGTTGCCGGCAAGCGCCGCATCGGCGTGACGGCCGGCGCGTCGGCGCCCGAGGTGCTCGCCCAGGCCGTGATCGCGCGGCTGCGCGAACTCGGCGTGCGCAACGTCCGCGCACTCGACGGCATCGAGGAAAACGTGTCGTTTCCGCTGCCGCGCGGGTTGAACCTGCCGCCCGCCGCCTGA
- a CDS encoding acyl-CoA desaturase, with protein MLNSLLDFLSHGLLRFSWWQVALFALAVTHVTIIGVTVYLHRCQAHRALELHPIASHFFRFWLWMTTGMLTGQWAAIHRKHHAKCETEEDPHSPQTRGIWKVFLEGAELYRAEAKNEETMRKFSHGTPNDWLERNVYSKYPILGISMMMVIDVALFGVLGLTVWAVQMVWIPFWAAGVVNGFGHFWGYRNFNSADASTNLFPWGIVIGGEELHNNHHTFATSAKLSNKWYEFDIGWMYIRIMSAFGLAKVKKVAPTPRLNKPKTVLDQETLQAVLSNRYEVMARYGKAVKRAYRQELAHLKELGSSEKYQLMRGARKWFHKDADGLDEPQKKLLPEIFANSQKLHTYFQLRQDLAAIWDRSTASREQLLAQLQDWCHRAEQSGIKALQEFATRLRRYA; from the coding sequence TTGTTGAATTCCCTGCTCGATTTTCTTTCCCACGGGCTCCTGCGTTTTTCGTGGTGGCAGGTCGCGTTGTTCGCGCTCGCCGTCACGCACGTCACGATCATCGGCGTGACCGTCTACCTGCACCGCTGCCAGGCGCACCGCGCGCTGGAGCTGCATCCGATCGCGAGCCACTTCTTCCGTTTCTGGCTGTGGATGACCACCGGCATGCTGACTGGCCAGTGGGCCGCGATTCACCGCAAGCACCACGCGAAGTGCGAGACCGAGGAAGATCCGCACAGCCCGCAGACGCGCGGCATCTGGAAGGTGTTCCTCGAGGGCGCCGAGCTGTATCGCGCGGAAGCGAAGAACGAAGAGACGATGCGCAAGTTCAGCCACGGCACGCCGAATGACTGGCTCGAGCGCAACGTCTACTCGAAGTACCCGATTCTCGGCATCAGCATGATGATGGTGATCGACGTCGCGCTGTTCGGCGTGCTCGGCCTGACCGTGTGGGCCGTGCAGATGGTGTGGATCCCGTTTTGGGCGGCGGGCGTCGTCAACGGCTTCGGTCACTTCTGGGGCTATCGCAACTTCAACTCGGCCGACGCGAGCACGAACCTGTTCCCGTGGGGCATCGTGATCGGCGGCGAAGAGCTGCACAACAACCATCACACGTTCGCGACGTCGGCGAAGCTGTCGAACAAGTGGTACGAGTTCGACATCGGCTGGATGTACATCCGCATCATGTCGGCATTCGGTCTCGCGAAGGTGAAGAAGGTCGCGCCGACGCCGCGCCTGAACAAGCCGAAGACGGTGCTCGACCAGGAAACGCTGCAGGCCGTGCTGTCGAACCGCTACGAAGTGATGGCGCGTTACGGCAAGGCCGTGAAGCGTGCGTACCGCCAGGAGCTCGCGCACCTGAAGGAACTCGGTTCGAGCGAGAAGTACCAGTTGATGCGCGGCGCGCGCAAGTGGTTCCACAAGGACGCCGACGGCCTCGACGAGCCGCAGAAGAAGCTGCTGCCGGAAATCTTCGCGAACAGCCAGAAGCTGCATACGTACTTCCAGCTGCGCCAGGATCTCGCCGCGATCTGGGATCGTTCGACCGCGTCGCGCGAACAGCTTCTCGCGCAATTGCAGGATTGGTGCCACCGCGCAGAACAAAGCGGCATCAAGGCGCTGCAGGAATTCGCGACACGCCTGCGTCGCTACGCCTGA
- the rpmG gene encoding 50S ribosomal protein L33, with amino-acid sequence MAKGARDKIKLESTAGTGHFYTTTKNKRNMPEKMAIKKFDPVVRKHVEYKETKIK; translated from the coding sequence ATGGCAAAAGGCGCCCGCGACAAGATCAAGCTTGAGTCGACCGCTGGTACGGGTCACTTCTACACGACCACGAAGAACAAGCGCAACATGCCGGAAAAGATGGCGATCAAGAAGTTCGATCCCGTCGTCCGCAAGCATGTGGAATACAAAGAAACCAAGATCAAGTAA
- the nadB gene encoding L-aspartate oxidase encodes MKFDVAIVGSGLAGLSVALNLASTRRVALIAKRSMMEGASDNAQGGIAAVLDSADSIENHVDDTLVAGGGLCDEGATRYIVEHGREAIEWLISQGVPFTKDDAAELGFHLTREGGHSHRRIIHAADATGHAVLATLSERARQHPNITFFENHHAIDLITSDRLGLPGRRCHGLYALDVDNDRTITIEAPHTVLATGGAGKVYLYTTNPDTATGDGIAMAWRAGCRVSNMEFIQFHPTCLFHPYAKSFLISEAVRGEGGLLKLPDGTRFMPSHDPRAELAPRDIVARAIDFEIKKRGIDCVYLDISHQPEAFLREHFPMIHARCLEFGIDIAKQPIPVVPAAHYTCGGVVTDLAGRTDLAGLYAVGETSYTGLHGANRLASNSLLECLVIGRAAAEAIEAAGFDADTPATLPAWDESRVSDADEEVVVAHNWDELRRLMWNYVGIVRTDKRLERAKHRLSLLRDEIHEYYANFRVTRDLLELRNLVDVATLIVKSAHSRRESRGLHYSRDWPHTLPKALPSVLTPRVRR; translated from the coding sequence ATGAAATTCGACGTGGCGATCGTCGGCAGCGGCCTGGCAGGGCTGTCGGTCGCACTCAACCTGGCCAGCACGCGACGTGTCGCACTGATCGCGAAACGTTCGATGATGGAGGGGGCGAGCGATAACGCTCAGGGCGGCATCGCGGCGGTCCTCGACTCGGCGGACAGCATCGAGAACCACGTCGACGACACGCTGGTCGCCGGTGGCGGCCTGTGCGACGAAGGCGCGACGCGCTACATCGTCGAGCACGGCCGCGAAGCCATCGAATGGCTGATCTCGCAAGGCGTCCCGTTCACGAAGGACGACGCGGCCGAACTCGGCTTTCACCTGACGCGCGAAGGCGGCCACAGCCACCGGCGGATCATCCATGCGGCCGATGCGACCGGCCATGCGGTGCTCGCGACGCTGTCGGAGCGGGCGCGCCAGCATCCGAACATCACGTTCTTCGAAAACCACCATGCGATCGACCTGATCACGTCCGACCGGCTCGGCCTGCCCGGCCGCCGCTGTCACGGCCTGTATGCGCTCGACGTCGACAACGACCGCACGATCACGATCGAGGCGCCGCACACCGTGCTCGCCACCGGCGGCGCCGGCAAGGTCTACCTGTACACGACGAACCCCGACACCGCGACCGGCGACGGCATCGCGATGGCATGGCGGGCGGGCTGCCGCGTGTCGAACATGGAATTCATCCAGTTCCACCCGACCTGCCTGTTCCATCCGTATGCGAAGTCGTTCCTGATTTCGGAGGCCGTGCGCGGCGAAGGCGGCCTGCTGAAGCTGCCCGACGGCACCCGCTTCATGCCCTCGCACGATCCGCGCGCGGAGCTCGCGCCGCGCGACATCGTCGCGCGCGCGATCGACTTCGAGATCAAGAAGCGCGGGATCGACTGCGTGTATCTCGACATCAGCCATCAGCCGGAAGCGTTCCTGCGCGAACACTTCCCGATGATTCATGCGCGCTGCCTCGAATTCGGCATCGACATCGCGAAACAGCCGATTCCCGTCGTGCCGGCCGCGCACTATACGTGCGGCGGCGTCGTCACCGATCTCGCAGGGCGCACCGATCTCGCCGGCCTGTATGCGGTCGGCGAAACGTCGTACACGGGGCTGCACGGCGCGAACCGGCTCGCGAGCAACTCGCTGCTCGAATGTCTCGTGATCGGCCGCGCGGCAGCCGAGGCGATCGAGGCGGCCGGCTTCGACGCCGACACGCCGGCCACGCTGCCCGCGTGGGACGAAAGCCGTGTGTCGGATGCGGACGAGGAAGTCGTCGTCGCACACAACTGGGACGAACTGCGCCGCCTGATGTGGAACTATGTCGGCATCGTGCGCACCGACAAGCGCCTCGAACGCGCGAAACATCGCCTGTCGCTGCTGCGCGACGAAATCCACGAGTACTACGCGAACTTCCGCGTGACACGCGATCTGCTCGAACTGCGCAACCTGGTCGACGTGGCCACGCTGATCGTCAAGAGTGCGCACTCCCGCCGCGAAAGCCGCGGGTTGCACTACAGCCGCGACTGGCCGCATACGCTGCCGAAGGCGTTGCCGAGCGTGCTCACGCCGCGCGTGCGCCGCTGA
- a CDS encoding mechanosensitive ion channel family protein, translated as MENLQSRLLSHRLESVIRDFHQPVMIWQAAILIGALCFAWVAARFVHGRIDARRRAAGRAPGAGAQSLKRALFPLFGSVFVGGAQLAFDPFMSTSLLSLALVPLFGIGLIYVLFFFARRVFARDGHTHAWLSIVEKIVSTVVWAAMVMTVLGIQRDVLGWLDSVQFRVATAHLTLLSVISGALWVCVTLMVAMWLGSVLEDRLSRASTLDANLKVVLSRVGRALLVFAAILIGLSLVGIDVTVLGVFGGAVGVGLGFGLQKIASNYVSGFIILLDRSLRLGDAISVGGLQGVVTQIRTRYTVVRGLDGNETLIPNEKLITDVVQNQSSYLTRGYAKVAVQVAYTSDVEQALALLADAATDVPRVLAEPAPTPYLVGFGADGIDLELGFWIEDSAKGTSGVRSSVNRNIWRLFSEHGISIPFPQREVRVVGLPDGFPAAAGVAAGLDPALANGALDGRAPAA; from the coding sequence ATGGAGAATTTGCAGAGCCGCCTGCTGTCGCACCGGCTGGAATCGGTGATTCGCGATTTCCACCAGCCGGTGATGATCTGGCAGGCGGCGATCCTCATCGGTGCGCTGTGTTTCGCGTGGGTGGCGGCGCGCTTCGTGCACGGCCGGATCGATGCACGGCGCCGGGCGGCCGGGCGTGCGCCCGGCGCGGGCGCGCAAAGCCTGAAACGTGCGTTGTTTCCGCTGTTCGGCAGCGTGTTCGTCGGCGGCGCGCAGCTCGCGTTCGACCCGTTCATGTCGACGTCGCTGCTGTCGCTCGCGCTCGTGCCGCTGTTCGGCATCGGGCTGATCTACGTGCTGTTCTTCTTCGCGCGGCGCGTGTTCGCGCGCGACGGCCACACGCACGCGTGGCTGTCGATCGTCGAGAAGATCGTGTCGACCGTCGTGTGGGCCGCGATGGTGATGACCGTGCTCGGTATCCAGCGCGACGTGCTGGGTTGGCTCGACAGCGTGCAGTTCCGGGTCGCGACCGCGCACCTCACGCTGCTGTCGGTGATCTCCGGCGCGCTGTGGGTGTGCGTGACGCTGATGGTCGCGATGTGGCTCGGCTCGGTGCTCGAGGATCGCCTGTCGCGCGCGAGCACGCTCGACGCGAATCTGAAGGTCGTGCTGTCGCGGGTCGGCCGTGCGCTGCTCGTGTTCGCGGCGATCCTGATCGGGCTGTCGCTGGTCGGCATCGACGTGACGGTGCTCGGCGTGTTCGGCGGCGCGGTGGGCGTCGGCCTCGGATTCGGGCTGCAGAAGATCGCCAGCAACTACGTGTCGGGCTTCATCATCCTGCTCGACCGCTCGCTGCGGCTCGGCGATGCGATCAGCGTCGGCGGGCTGCAGGGCGTCGTCACGCAGATCCGCACGCGCTACACGGTCGTGCGCGGCCTCGACGGCAACGAGACGCTGATCCCGAACGAGAAGCTGATCACCGACGTCGTGCAGAACCAGTCGTCATACCTGACGCGCGGCTACGCGAAAGTCGCGGTGCAGGTCGCGTACACGAGCGACGTCGAGCAGGCACTCGCGTTGCTCGCCGACGCCGCGACGGACGTGCCGCGCGTGCTGGCCGAGCCGGCGCCGACGCCGTACCTCGTGGGGTTCGGCGCGGACGGCATCGATCTGGAGCTCGGTTTCTGGATCGAGGATTCGGCGAAAGGGACATCGGGCGTGCGCTCGAGCGTGAACCGCAACATCTGGCGGCTGTTCAGCGAGCACGGGATCTCGATTCCGTTTCCGCAGCGCGAAGTGCGCGTGGTCGGGCTGCCGGACGGCTTTCCCGCGGCGGCGGGCGTGGCGGCCGGGCTCGATCCGGCGCTTGCCAATGGTGCGCTGGACGGGCGCGCGCCGGCGGCGTAG
- a CDS encoding RsmB/NOP family class I SAM-dependent RNA methyltransferase, with protein MKLHGFLIGQTETLLAEVLKFAGPADATTSRFFRAHPKLGHAERGVIAEAVFAVLRRKMEFSHLAESGTGTPARRLTLLGLMQTMGRNALKPFLSDTESAWLEHVSKIDPTSLPVRIRTNLPDWIHQALSERFDAEELAQLAAALNYPAPLDLRANAQKASRDQVIEALRVSGIEAGATPFAPFGVRVVGKPALTRLKLFEEGAIEVQDEGSQLLCSLVAPRRGEMVVDFCAGAGGKTLALGAMMRSTGRLYAFDISEKRLAKLKPRLARSGLSNVNPVLIDSEHDAKIKRLAGKIDRVLVDAPCSGLGTLRRNPDLKWRQTRTAIDELTPKQASILASAARLVKKGGRLVYATCSVLDAENERIVEQFLADHPEFTLVPAQQVLADQRIELETGDYLSLWPHRHATDGFFAAVLERRAAQ; from the coding sequence ATGAAGCTGCACGGATTCCTGATTGGCCAGACCGAAACCCTGCTCGCCGAGGTGCTGAAGTTCGCCGGCCCCGCCGACGCGACGACGAGCCGGTTCTTCCGTGCGCACCCGAAGCTCGGGCATGCGGAGCGCGGCGTGATCGCCGAGGCCGTGTTCGCGGTGCTGCGCCGGAAGATGGAGTTCTCGCATCTGGCCGAGAGCGGCACCGGCACGCCCGCGCGGCGCCTCACGCTGCTCGGCCTGATGCAGACGATGGGGCGCAATGCGCTGAAGCCGTTCCTGTCCGACACCGAGTCCGCGTGGCTCGAGCACGTGTCGAAGATCGATCCGACGAGCCTGCCGGTGCGCATTCGCACGAACCTGCCCGACTGGATTCACCAGGCGCTGTCGGAGCGTTTCGACGCCGAGGAACTCGCGCAGCTCGCCGCTGCGCTGAACTACCCGGCGCCGCTCGACCTGCGTGCCAACGCGCAGAAGGCGAGCCGTGACCAGGTGATCGAAGCGCTGCGGGTGAGCGGCATCGAAGCGGGCGCGACGCCGTTCGCGCCGTTCGGCGTGCGCGTGGTCGGCAAGCCGGCGCTGACGCGCCTGAAGCTGTTCGAGGAAGGCGCGATCGAGGTGCAGGACGAAGGTAGCCAGCTGCTGTGCTCGCTGGTCGCGCCGCGCCGCGGCGAGATGGTCGTCGATTTCTGTGCGGGCGCGGGTGGCAAGACGCTTGCACTCGGTGCGATGATGCGCTCGACCGGGCGCCTCTATGCGTTCGACATCTCGGAGAAGCGTCTCGCGAAGCTGAAGCCGCGCCTTGCGCGCAGCGGGCTGTCGAACGTGAACCCGGTGCTGATCGACAGCGAGCACGACGCGAAGATCAAGCGGCTCGCCGGCAAGATCGACCGCGTGCTGGTGGACGCGCCGTGCAGCGGCCTCGGCACGCTGCGCCGCAATCCGGACCTGAAGTGGCGCCAGACGCGCACGGCGATCGACGAACTGACGCCGAAGCAGGCGTCGATCCTCGCGAGCGCCGCGCGACTCGTGAAAAAGGGCGGCCGGCTCGTCTACGCGACCTGCAGCGTGCTCGACGCCGAGAACGAGCGCATCGTCGAACAGTTCCTGGCCGATCATCCGGAGTTCACGCTGGTGCCGGCGCAGCAGGTGCTGGCCGACCAGCGCATCGAGCTCGAGACGGGCGACTACCTGTCGCTGTGGCCGCACCGTCACGCGACCGACGGCTTCTTCGCCGCGGTGCTCGAGCGCCGCGCCGCGCAGTAA
- the nadA gene encoding quinolinate synthase NadA encodes MQSTIKPVEYDRPVAAGTVCGVGQAWAKVPDAPSAEERAALKARIKALLAREKAVLVAHYYVDAELQELADETGGCVADSLEMARFGRDHDAQTLVVAGVRFMGETAKILSPNKRILMPDLDATCSLDLGCPVDEFSAFCDAHPDRTVVVYANTSAAVKARADWMVTSSIGLEIVADLHARGEKIIWAPDRHLGSYIQKKTGADMLLWQGSCLVHDEFKGIELDLLRAEYPDAKVLVHPESPENVVAQADVVGSTTQLIDAAVKFDAKRFIVATDLGILHKMQLAAPGKTFIAAPTAGNSATCKSCAHCPWMAMNGLANLADVLERGHNEIFVDPAIGERARLPIDRMLEFAAAHKKRVQASGDLQRDQSLFANVGAA; translated from the coding sequence ATGCAATCGACGATCAAACCCGTCGAGTACGACCGGCCCGTCGCAGCAGGGACCGTGTGCGGCGTCGGACAGGCATGGGCCAAGGTGCCCGACGCGCCGTCCGCCGAGGAGCGCGCTGCGCTGAAGGCACGCATCAAGGCGCTGCTCGCCCGTGAAAAGGCCGTGCTCGTCGCCCACTACTACGTGGATGCCGAACTGCAGGAACTGGCCGACGAAACGGGCGGCTGCGTGGCCGATTCGCTCGAAATGGCCCGCTTCGGCCGCGATCACGACGCTCAGACACTGGTCGTTGCCGGCGTGCGCTTCATGGGCGAAACCGCGAAGATCCTGAGCCCGAACAAACGGATCCTGATGCCCGATCTCGACGCGACCTGTTCGCTCGACCTCGGCTGCCCGGTCGACGAATTCTCGGCGTTCTGCGATGCGCATCCGGACCGTACCGTCGTCGTCTACGCGAACACCAGCGCGGCCGTGAAGGCGCGCGCGGACTGGATGGTCACGTCGTCGATCGGTCTCGAGATCGTGGCGGACCTGCATGCACGCGGCGAAAAGATCATCTGGGCGCCGGACCGTCATCTCGGCAGCTATATCCAGAAGAAGACCGGCGCGGACATGCTGCTGTGGCAGGGCTCGTGTCTCGTCCACGACGAATTCAAGGGCATCGAGCTCGACCTGCTGCGCGCCGAATATCCGGACGCGAAGGTGCTCGTCCACCCCGAGTCGCCGGAAAACGTCGTCGCGCAGGCCGATGTCGTCGGTTCGACCACGCAATTGATCGACGCGGCCGTCAAGTTCGATGCGAAGCGTTTCATCGTCGCGACGGATCTCGGCATCCTGCACAAGATGCAGCTGGCCGCGCCCGGCAAGACCTTCATTGCCGCGCCGACGGCCGGCAACAGCGCGACCTGCAAGAGCTGCGCGCACTGCCCGTGGATGGCGATGAACGGCCTCGCGAACCTCGCCGACGTGCTCGAACGCGGTCACAACGAGATCTTCGTCGATCCCGCGATCGGCGAGCGTGCGCGTTTGCCGATCGACCGGATGCTCGAATTCGCGGCCGCGCACAAGAAGCGTGTGCAGGCGAGCGGCGATCTGCAGCGCGACCAGTCGCTGTTCGCGAACGTGGGGGCGGCATGA
- the nadC gene encoding carboxylating nicotinate-nucleotide diphosphorylase, which translates to MSNAVSPLFEAVRAQYGAAFGEAIARNVADAIAEDVGTGDQTGRLVPAGERRRARIIVREEAVLCGVPWFEGVIARIDPSIVVQWRYREGDRMTADSTVCELEGPARALLTAERNGLNFLQLLSGVATATRRYVERVEGTRAKILDTRKTLPGLRLAQKYAVRVGGGENQRLALYDGILIKENHIAAAGGVGEALDAAFALESGVPVQIEVETLAQLDTALAHRAQSVLLDNFTLDMMREAVRVAEGKAVLEVSGGVNFDTVRAFAETGVDRISIGALTKDVRATDYSMRIVD; encoded by the coding sequence ATGAGCAACGCCGTATCCCCGCTGTTCGAAGCCGTCCGCGCCCAGTACGGCGCGGCATTCGGCGAAGCGATCGCGCGCAACGTGGCCGACGCGATCGCCGAAGACGTCGGCACCGGCGACCAGACCGGGCGGCTCGTGCCGGCCGGCGAGCGCCGCCGCGCGCGGATCATCGTGCGCGAGGAAGCCGTGCTGTGCGGTGTACCGTGGTTCGAGGGCGTGATCGCCCGGATCGATCCGTCGATCGTCGTGCAATGGCGCTATCGCGAAGGCGACCGGATGACGGCTGATTCGACCGTCTGCGAACTCGAAGGGCCCGCTCGTGCGCTGCTGACGGCCGAGCGCAACGGGCTGAACTTCCTGCAACTGCTGTCGGGTGTCGCGACGGCGACGCGCCGTTACGTCGAGCGCGTCGAAGGCACGCGCGCGAAGATCCTCGATACGCGCAAGACGCTGCCGGGGCTGCGGCTCGCGCAGAAGTACGCAGTGCGCGTGGGCGGCGGCGAGAACCAGCGGCTCGCGCTGTACGACGGCATCCTGATCAAGGAGAACCACATCGCGGCGGCAGGCGGTGTCGGCGAGGCGCTCGATGCGGCGTTCGCGCTGGAGTCAGGTGTGCCGGTGCAGATCGAAGTCGAGACGCTCGCGCAGCTCGACACGGCGCTCGCGCATCGCGCGCAGTCGGTGCTGCTCGACAACTTCACGCTCGACATGATGCGCGAAGCGGTGCGCGTGGCGGAGGGCAAGGCCGTGCTCGAAGTCTCCGGCGGCGTCAATTTCGATACGGTGCGTGCGTTCGCGGAGACGGGCGTCGATCGGATCTCGATCGGCGCGCTGACGAAGGACGTGCGGGCGACCGACTATTCGATGCGAATCGTCGACTGA
- a CDS encoding peptidylprolyl isomerase: MSLIDLSEVKPGSHVTLHYRLALADGADIVNTFSDKPATLLLGAGQLAPSLEQILLGLRVGDHSTFQLAPDQGFGPRNPDMLQRVTLSTLRENGMVGDDFTPGELIEFNAPDGGRYAGVLKEVSETSALFDFNHPLAGQALTFEVKIIGIL; this comes from the coding sequence ATGAGCCTCATCGATCTATCCGAAGTGAAGCCCGGTTCCCACGTCACGTTGCATTACCGGCTGGCACTGGCCGACGGCGCCGACATCGTCAACACCTTCTCGGACAAGCCGGCCACGCTGTTGCTGGGCGCGGGGCAACTGGCGCCGTCGCTGGAACAGATTCTGCTCGGGCTCAGGGTCGGCGACCATTCGACTTTTCAGCTAGCCCCCGATCAGGGGTTCGGCCCCCGCAATCCGGACATGCTCCAGCGCGTGACGCTGTCGACGCTGCGCGAGAACGGGATGGTCGGCGACGATTTCACGCCGGGCGAACTCATCGAGTTCAATGCGCCGGATGGCGGTCGCTACGCGGGGGTGCTGAAGGAAGTCAGCGAGACTTCCGCGCTGTTCGACTTCAATCATCCGCTCGCGGGCCAGGCGCTCACGTTCGAAGTGAAAATCATCGGAATCCTGTAA
- the radC gene encoding RadC family protein: protein MLSPCPILPSAECRDTPDTPADPPGRVIPINRRRRRPGDWRPERPRERLLERGPAALTDDELIALLLGTGKPGHDVFVTARALVDQFGTLHGLLEATADDFEAHPGIGPARSARLVAVTEIARRMLVEKAEERMQIDSPGAVEDCLRLKIGTRQYEVFIAVYLDARNRLIDMEEIARGSLTRMAVYPREIVRRAMKHNAAALIVAHNHPSGAVQPSAEDRRLTRVLKDALELVDVRLLDHVVVGVSDTFSFARAGWL, encoded by the coding sequence ATGCTGTCTCCCTGCCCCATCCTGCCGTCGGCCGAATGCCGCGACACCCCTGATACGCCGGCCGATCCGCCCGGCCGCGTCATCCCGATCAACCGGCGCAGGCGCCGTCCGGGCGACTGGCGGCCCGAGCGGCCGCGCGAACGGTTGCTGGAACGCGGGCCGGCCGCGCTGACCGACGACGAGCTGATCGCGCTGCTGCTCGGCACCGGCAAGCCCGGTCACGATGTATTCGTCACCGCCCGCGCACTGGTCGATCAGTTCGGCACGCTGCACGGGCTGCTCGAAGCGACCGCCGACGATTTCGAGGCGCACCCCGGCATCGGCCCCGCACGCTCCGCGCGGCTCGTCGCGGTCACCGAGATCGCGCGGCGCATGCTGGTGGAGAAGGCGGAAGAACGGATGCAGATCGACTCGCCGGGTGCCGTCGAGGATTGTTTGCGACTGAAGATCGGCACGCGCCAGTACGAAGTGTTCATCGCGGTCTATCTGGACGCGCGCAATCGCCTGATCGACATGGAGGAAATCGCGCGCGGCTCGCTCACGCGCATGGCCGTCTATCCGCGCGAGATCGTGCGCCGCGCGATGAAACACAACGCCGCGGCGCTGATCGTCGCGCACAACCATCCGTCGGGCGCGGTGCAGCCGAGCGCGGAAGACCGCCGCCTGACCCGCGTGCTGAAGGACGCGCTCGAACTCGTCGACGTGCGGTTGCTCGATCATGTCGTCGTCGGCGTCAGCGATACTTTCTCGTTCGCGCGGGCCGGTTGGCTGTAG